The sequence TCAGCTGCGCGAGCCGGATGCTCTGTCCTGGATGATGCCTTCAAAAGATACTTCAGGATCGTCTTCCCCGACTGTACAGATGGACCAGGTCAATAACCTGTCACAAAACACACCATGGAGACATTAGGCTATTTCTTACATCTACTAGATAAATGGTATggaaattctgtttttatttacaccatctattattatttttgtcccTGATCAGGATTCAGGAACACTTGGTCTGAGCTCAAAcccttcacagtatcagtgagtgtgagaagtGGTGGATGTGATGAATACCCCGATGAAGGTTCAGATGAAAGTTGTGAGTATGTAAATTATTGGCAGAAAAATTCCATAAAAGATATTTATTTCCTCAGGAGCTAAAGATTTACATATGCTGGAATAAAGCCATAGACAGGAATAACTGCTTTCAAAATAAAGGTTTAAATTGTATCTTTATCTGTCATATTAAAAGCCAATTTCATTACAAGGTTGTAGATGTCAAATAATTAAGTATTTGAGCATGAAAGAGCatgtctaaaataaaaaagtataaataaaactaGTCTAAATCAGTCTTTGGCCAGCTACACtttattgctaaaagttttgggacgtctgcctttacatgcacatgaatgtaatatggagttgtcccgcccctttgcagctataacagcttcaactcttctgggaaggctttccacaaggtttaggagtgtgtttatgggaatttttgaccgttcctctagaagcacatttgtgaggtcaggcactgatgttggacgaaggtctggctcacagtctccactcttaattcaccccaaaggtgttctatggggctgaggtcaggactctgtgcaggacagtcaagttcctccacaccaaactcactcatccatgtctttatggaccttgctttgtctttatggaccttgcttttgtCTTTATTGACCTTGCTTTTGTCTTTATTGACCTtgctttatggaccttgctttgctctggtgtgcagtcatgttggaacaggaaggggtcatccccaaactgttcccacaaagttgggagcatgaaattgtccaaagtgtcttggtatgaagctgaagcattaagagttcctttcactggaactaaggggctgagtccaacccctgaaaaacaacacctgaactgaatgatttggaggggtgtcccaaaacttttggcaatatagtgtagcttacATAAAAGTCTAACCTGATAACCTACAGGaaaccaaacagaaaaaaacacaaaaactgctATTTTTAACAGACATATGTGCATTGAAAATGGCCAGTAAATGCAGAGGGTTAAGGCAAGTGGATTTTCGCATCTTTTCTCATTGTCCCATCTCCACAGTCTGGCTTTTATGTAATGACCTAAAGTTCACCAGATTGTTTGTCCGGTTCAGTCATTACAGCCACACATGTAACTCTTCCTCTTTAGCTGGCTTTGTGGCTCAAGAAAGCATTAAATAACTTTTTCAGATGTCCAGATTTACTTTTGTCCAGTGCTATTAAAGTGCACATTTTCATAGTAATATAGATTGGTGACCATacttgaatgtttttatatatcttCTCCAGATAACCTGAGTGTGTCGCGAGGTCAAGCTGTGCTGAAAGCAGAGTCAGTGTGGGGAGCCCTGAGAGGTACAGCATGTCTATTGCCCTTTTCATGCTGAACCCATGTGACTTATCTGACACGGACATGTCTTAACCGGTCCCATCCCTTTTGTTAATCCTGCCTTCTGTGAAAAAAGAGGCAGAGCCGAACCAACTGGGGTGAAAACTATCCAGATTTATTGCAAGTCACAATTTATTTCAATTGAATGATTACAGAGCACGCTTTAAACTGACTCCTGTTTTAAAAACAGGTCTGGAATCCTTCAGTCAGCTGGTGTACCAAGATGATAATAACTCAGTAAGTAGTCAATAGATGTACAAATAAATACGGTCAACTTcataattaaatttatatacCACTGTTTGGGTCCTTGGGGCAGCattgtggcttagtggttagcactgttgccttacatcaagaaggtcctgggtttgcaTGTTATCCCTGTGCCTGTGTTAGGGTACTCTGATTTCCTCCTGTTcctaggttgattggtaattctaaattgcccataagtgtgtgtggttttctgtctatatgtgtggcattgtgatggactggtgacctgtccagggtgtacccctgccttttgcccaatgtgtgctgagataggctccagcagatccctgtgaccctaattaggaataaagcgggtatagaagatcGGTAGATGGATGTTTAGGTCATTATCTGTGCTTATCCTTAGTTTATCTTTATTCTTTTATGCAGTATTTTGTCAATAAAACAGAAATTGCAGACTTCCCACGATTTTCATTTAGAGGGCTGTTGCTAGACACGTCGAGGCACTATTTATCTGTACATGCTCTACTGAAGACTCTGGTAAGTACATCATTACTTTTCTATGTGATCTTATTTGCAGGTTACTGCTGTCacattaaatgtatatatgagaaagtatttttcttttccttctagGATGCCATGGCTTATAATAAATTCAATGTATTTCACTGGCACATTGTGGATGATCCTTCTTTCCCTTACCAGAGCCACACGCACCCTGATCTGAGCAAAAAGGTATCTTTCTTCTGGACAAAAGATTGGTGATTTTATCCAGATGATGTTAATTTCATCAAGTTAAAAAGTTTGAAAGACTTAAACCTGCAGCATTCAAGAATCTGAGAATCCAAGTATGAAATAAAGTTTAAACACCAAACTGGGTGACATTTGAACATTGAGCATTATATTGCTTTTGTAAACATGTATAGACTTTAAAAAATCTGGTTTTATTTCGTTATCATTTGATGTTCTTATATAAAATCTACAGATGATAGTGGACTGAAGTTTACTGTACAGATGTTAGGGTTGTTAAACATACAAAAATCTGATGGACTCAATTATTAGATaaccatatttttatttacagatgcAGGAAAATATCATTTATACTCTAGTTGTTTGACATGTTTACAAGCCATCCTTAGCCGTTATTTGTCATTTACATATAAGCGGCTCTGCCCTAGAGGGTACTGCTGATGAGTAAGTCTCCTTATTGTGCTTTTCTAAGGCAAAAGCTGGTGTTAAGGAACCACTACTGTGTTTTACATCTTTGTGAAGTAGTAGAACCCATTCTAGTTTAAATGATGTTTTAATATTCTATCAGCTCCTTAAGTTTATACACCAGGGTGTCCACAGAGATTGACACAGATATGTCAAAATATCTTATAACATTATGTTTAGTCTTTAGCGTACAAAACGTCTCCACCACAAGCTGTAACTGATTATATTGTCATTCCTGCACTGAGGATTGCTGCAAACGCTTACAGCTAATCTGCGAGAGCTAATCTGTGAGgttttttctttcaaatctGCAGAGATAGGCTTTGGTCAGTTTAAACCGTGGATTCAGGATTGAATATGAATTTCTCATTCAATAAATTTGTGTATTGGATTTGATGCATTGTTTGTGGTTTAGGGAGCCTTCCATCCCGTCACCCACATTTACACGCCGTCAGACGTGAGAACAGTGATCGCTCAGGCAAGGCTCCGAGGAATCAGGGTGGTGCCAGAGTTTGATTCTCCGGGACACACTCAGTCATGGGGTAGAGGTATGAGACAGAAATTCATGCAGGCGGTGTGATTTTCTGATCACACACATGATGCAATGCAtttaaacttttcttttttatttaggaATGGCTTCACAGTGTGTAAATAAcgtttctttgtctttcttttcagGGCAGCCAGACCTGCTGACGCCTTGCTACAAGAGAGCTGTTCCCACTGGAACGTTTGGCCCCATCAACCCAGCTCTGAGCTCCAGTTACCAGTTCATGAGCAGCCTCTTTAAAGAGGTAACCTCTGTATTTCCTGACTCTTTTGTTCACCTTGGGGGCGATGAGGTTGACTTCAAGTGCTGGTGAGAACCCACATCATTTGCACTGTGTGGTTTAAGAGATTCGTTTTAAAGCTGAAGTAGAAGTGTCATTGCGTATCTTTGTGGCCTTTTATAGGAAATCAAATCCTAATGTGAAGGCATTTATGGCAAAGATGGGCTTTGGGAAAGATtacaccaaactggaatctttCTACATGGAAAggtgagtgatgagagagaaCAATACTGAGGCTGGGGTTCACTAATAAGATATAAAAAGTCTGTTAGTAAAAATCTAAACTGATGCATGTTTTCTTGTCTCAGTTTCGATCTGACCAGAGTTTATACACGCACAAGTGACTCAGTATTTACATGCATACCTGaactttttaatttataaactATCAGGTCTTTGAGTGAAGCAAAAGACAACACTCTTTTTTTCAGTATTATGAACATGACTGCTGCCTTTAAGAAGACCTCCATAGTTTGGCAGGACGTTTTCGATAACCACAAGCCTGTAAGTTCCCCAGTTCCTGCTTTCTACTTTACCGCATCTCGCTATTTCTTACATGTGCCGCATGCAGAGATTTGACCTCCTCATGAACATATAGATTAAAAgtaatgagtgtatgtgtataacgGATATGTTTTAGAGTAAGGCTCAGTATGTGGTGGAGGTGTGGAAAAGAGGATGTTACCTTTGTAAGGTGCGCCAGGTGGTTAAGGCCGGGCTGAAGGTCATCTTAGCAGCTCCATTCTATCTGGACCTACCTGGACCCACACACAACTGGGCTCGCTACTACACCGTGCGTCCTCTCTCCTTTAAGGGTCAGGCAATAAGTTCACAGTGAGctgagtggagtggtgtggtgtgtgatggccTGCAGTGCAATGGTTTTCAGCTTCTCTTTAATCTGTGCTTTCTTCATTATCTCAGTTTCCATGTTTCAGTCTGTTTAAGCTCAGAAAAAAGATTtgaaaaactaaaagaaaggaaaaaaaaaacatttttatgtcAGTGAGCTGCTCTGAGGTTGGAATACTGATAAAACTGATGATGACGCGCGTCATATTTAGACAGacttttcttgtttttactAATGAAAGCAACATCTAACATGACCACAACCCTGACCACAACCCTGACCATGACAAAACAGTTACTGAAGATCAATAAAGGACTGAATGAAAATCAGATCTATAAATTatgttgctgttttattttttttcttttcatatacAGGAGGAAATGTTTATGTCCACTCCCTTCTGTTTGTGATAGAATCCAGTCTCAAGTTCTCAGATGAGTAATTAGTAATAAATctcaaaatatacaaaataagcAATTCTAATCACAGCACTCTGACCAGTTACTGATTTTTTTACAGCcacaaaaataaagtaaaataactgATGTCATACTGaccaacaaatacaaataaatatttcatgtaaaaaaaaaataaaattaaaacaatggAAACAAATCTGTGATCTATTGTAGTGTATCTCACTGTCCTGTGTAGTTCTGATCCTTTTCTGCTCACTAAAGACTAGCTATTTGAGCAGGTATTTGATTTACTATGGTCCTCCTGCCAGCTAAAACCAGTCtgtccattctcctctgacctctgacctcaacaaggcatttctgcACAGAGAACTATTTAcgtgttaaaaacaaaacaaaacaaacaaaacaaaaactaaagtCGTGACAGTTATAGACTCGTGTATGAAATTCCTAGGAGATCTGAAATACTCTAACCGGCCTGTCTGGCAGCAACACTCGTGCCACTGTCCCACTGTCCCACTGTCCCAGAGTCTGATGTTTGAGGTGAACATTAACTGTAGCTCTGGACCTGTATCTGCTGGGTTTTATCCATTCCACATGATAGGCTGATGTGATAATTGCACAGGTGTTCCTGACGAGTGAATATATTCCCCTTTTCCCATGCGTCTTTTCTTCCAGTTTATTGAGCTAAGAAGCCAGGTGAAAGTGAAGCCACTGCCACCTAGTGGACATCAGCTTTAACCTCACCCAGTCTCACCAAAATAATGCACTAAATGCCACAATATGGTATGGTCAGTGATTCGATCCAGAGAGTTCCATGTTCTCcaggtgtctgtgtgagttCCCTCCAGGTTGAATCTGGTGCTACAAACTGGTGCATTTCACTTTACTGgtttgaaaaataaacacaaaatataaaaagactTAAGTGAGTTTTAAATTTCACACAGTTTGCAAATCAAAAGGCAAATCCTGCTTTGTGTggtcttgtttgtttttgtaattgcACTTCTGGAGGCCATTATAGTGCTTAGATGGTTTGCCTGATCGAAAACaacctctg comes from Hemibagrus wyckioides isolate EC202008001 linkage group LG14, SWU_Hwy_1.0, whole genome shotgun sequence and encodes:
- the hexa gene encoding beta-hexosaminidase subunit alpha, which codes for MMNRSRFIFLLFLSVKLQQVYGVWPMPQSITQSRDRYSLNPHLFTYHYADDSAARAGCSVLDDAFKRYFRIVFPDCTDGPGFRNTWSELKPFTVSVSVRSGGCDEYPDEGSDESYNLSVSRGQAVLKAESVWGALRGLESFSQLVYQDDNNSYFVNKTEIADFPRFSFRGLLLDTSRHYLSVHALLKTLDAMAYNKFNVFHWHIVDDPSFPYQSHTHPDLSKKGAFHPVTHIYTPSDVRTVIAQARLRGIRVVPEFDSPGHTQSWGRGQPDLLTPCYKRAVPTGTFGPINPALSSSYQFMSSLFKEVTSVFPDSFVHLGGDEVDFKCWKSNPNVKAFMAKMGFGKDYTKLESFYMESIMNMTAAFKKTSIVWQDVFDNHKPSKAQYVVEVWKRGCYLCKVRQVVKAGLKVILAAPFYLDLPGPTHNWARYYTVRPLSFKGTEQQKKLVIGGEVCMWGEYVDATNLSPRLWPRASAAAERLWSNEEQTSSVEKAFPRLQDFRCKMIRRGIQAEPLFIGHCKHEYSGL